The following DNA comes from Spirochaetota bacterium.
TCAATACCCTCTGCTATCAGTTGAGGGCTGCTAGTATTCAACAGAAATCCACTGGTACCATCTTCAATGATCTCAAGCGGACCGCCGAATATTGGACCGAATGTGGGTAGTCCTGAAATCATTGCCTCGAGGATGGTAAGCCCAAAGGCTTCAAAATGAGCAGGTTGAACAAATATTCCCCTGTAGTCAGCGATGATCCTATAAACCTCGCCAGTATCGATCTTGTTTATGCTAGGCATCCATCTTACATTATTATAGAGATCGTACTTATCTATGAGATGGTAGGCTTTTCTTATTTCCTCCTGCTCTTCAATATCCTTTGACTCCTCAAAATGTGTTGTGCCTGCGGCAAATATTAAATTACAGTTTTCCCTAAGCGTTTCACTTATGCCATAAGCCTCAATCAGCCCAGTGATGTTCTTTATTCTGTCGAGCCTGGCCATGGTGAAGATCGGTATTTTATCAGGATACTTAAGCTCTCCATAAATATCATTGGAATTTTCCTGAAAAATTCTCTTTTTCCATATATTAGTCTTGTTTTCCACCCTTTTGTCTTTTAGATAATAGGGGAAATATAATTTTTCCTCTACTCCAGGGGGTATAATATTAAACTTAGGATCAAATAGGTTTATACCGTTTTGTACCTGAAGCAACCCTGGCATGGTAAAGAATTGGTATGATTCATACTGCCCCATGGACTCCTCTGTGCCGGCTATCTCCTGATAGGTGCTTGAAATAATAAAATCCGACCTGTTCATCGAAATAATATCCGCCGCAAACTGTATGGAGAAATGATAATCATCCTCATAGTCATTCCAATACAGATCGGAAAAGAGATATTTGGTCTTTTCAAGAGCATGCGCAATGGTGCATTGGGTAATATCAAGCCTCTCTGAAATAAGTGATGATACAAGGTTCCCGTCTGAATAATTGCCTATTACAAGGTCTGGCCTTCCTCTGAATTCACTAATAAGCTGTAGTGTTGAATCTTCAGCAAATTGTTCTAAATAAGGCCATATTTTAAAACGGGGTATCCAGTGATTTACAATATTATGATCTTTATCCTTAAAGGGGACTCTTAATATCCAGCAGTTGTCTGTCTGATGAATTTTTTCCTTTCTAAGATTGCATGTTGTATCCTCTGCGTCAGGTATGAATCTTGATAATACTATTATTGCAGGTATAATATTTAGACCAGCCAGTTCAATCTCCTGTTTCAGCTGTTTCTCCAAGGCCCTCACCTGATCAAGTATATATATCACCTGCCCCCCTGTATCGGGCCTGCCTAGCACATTCTCTTGGCCAAACCAGCCGTGAGGAGATATTATCGCTATCTTTGATATGAGAGGCATTGGGACTCGTGAAAGGAATTGCTCCAACAGAATATCTGTAGGTTCATTTAAGAGATCAATCAAAAGCTGCATTGTTCCAAGAACTCTGCCTACTGTATTACCCCATCCAGACTCAAAGCCAGCCTCTTTCATCCTTTTCTCTACAAGGGAAAAGGGAGCGTCCGAGTGTTCCTTTCCCAGCCATTCTGTTACAGCCTGAATTCCATTGTAGAATTGATCAAATTCAGTAAGAATTGAGCCATTGACCAGGAGCTGCTCTCCATTATGCTTGTGGAGTCTGATAAAATTGAAGAGTTTTGCGTTCCATTCATCAGGTCTGCTGAATATGTTGCTTGAAAGATATCTGTTAAGATATCTTATGCCGTTTCCAATTGTTTTAGCATCCTTAATAGATGGT
Coding sequences within:
- a CDS encoding sucrose synthase, coding for ASEKTEEFMENSSIALFLRRVQELFVRDDHIALMFRFAIAKYRFYILRVDGEVIEEIGSSEYIDQKDYYILGEQPVGKHLHIDYMPFYDYSPSIKDAKTIGNGIRYLNRYLSSNIFSRPDEWNAKLFNFIRLHKHNGEQLLVNGSILTEFDQFYNGIQAVTEWLGKEHSDAPFSLVEKRMKEAGFESGWGNTVGRVLGTMQLLIDLLNEPTDILLEQFLSRVPMPLISKIAIISPHGWFGQENVLGRPDTGGQVIYILDQVRALEKQLKQEIELAGLNIIPAIIVLSRFIPDAEDTTCNLRKEKIHQTDNCWILRVPFKDKDHNIVNHWIPRFKIWPYLEQFAEDSTLQLISEFRGRPDLVIGNYSDGNLVSSLISERLDITQCTIAHALEKTKYLFSDLYWNDYEDDYHFSIQFAADIISMNRSDFIISSTYQEIAGTEESMGQYESYQFFTMPGLLQVQNGINLFDPKFNIIPPGVEEKLYFPYYLKDKRVENKTNIWKKRIFQENSNDIYGELKYPDKIPIFTMARLDRIKNITGLIEAYGISETLRENCNLIFAAGTTHFEESKDIEEQEEIRKAYHLIDKYDLYNNVRWMPSINKIDTGEVYRIIADYRGIFVQPAHFEAFGLTILEAMISGLPTFGPIFGGPLEIIEDGTSGFLLNTSSPQLIAEGIEDFIKRYFNDKSHWDFISENGIKRVKEHFTWKLYSERLLNLAKIYGFWRYSVSGKEKVKMHKYNDLIYNFIFKERAESL